A region of Borreliella afzelii DNA encodes the following proteins:
- a CDS encoding DUF603 domain-containing protein, with the protein MKKVKRSFDDYVAYFRQGSLSDMEIASRLGVSRVNVWRMRQKWESGETSVNEDSRVTISEDTFEHLVAQTFKSEVKAKK; encoded by the coding sequence TTGAAGAAAGTTAAAAGATCTTTTGATGATTATGTTGCATATTTTAGACAAGGCTCATTAAGTGATATGGAAATAGCATCTAGACTTGGAGTTTCTAGAGTAAATGTGTGGAGAATGAGACAAAAATGGGAGAGTGGGGAAACTTCTGTTAATGAGGATTCTAGAGTAACAATTAGTGAAGATACTTTTGAACATCTTGTAGCACAAACTTTTAAATCAGAAGTTAAAGCTAAAAAAG